The proteins below are encoded in one region of Reichenbachiella sp. 5M10:
- a CDS encoding serine hydrolase, with translation MARDQESSGDRDSLYVSWSKSKSQLPVVAIDLLHFDDMYQRQRLEDLILSYGVGTVFLQDGAYGEVSQWIASINQTSVVDPIFVVKARGVFGLPFGQLEGLPSDDWVVCWTDQTMIHQLAESNAALLHRMGVSVLQYDYFPSEYKTAEVEKALLYMKLMQEKGIHLSFGNSAAKFVTKHQSEIDWSKVVWLESGMLEKDALVKKKLRKKFDKVTGFEGLVMEDIATHSLSDNKKNQWDNGIQLLKMGNYSNHHSVLDELIESGIIKKSYFKQAVKAYYQQWHVLQSDRKAYPTPFDPLNPQMTYRYKVKAITLVKDLGDLFPIQDLKSNLFYSFSTSRHEEVFRQTMDRYTYNEHLPMSWLAYSPDSLMQILPRGSHLLVDLTGVVRREEVQTYVERLIHMSRYYQVGVVYQGVPSNLKYLEQLPVLLWSPDVSSEGMSFMVQMAFGGMDMSGALPAFLSATGQQAGVQKPSLHRLKYLDPKLLRVDETKLAQIDRLVEEAIRDEQFPGCQIMMVKDGAVVYNKSFGYLTYDSLEAVGWNHIYDIASVTKTVATVPMVMQEVSKGNLALEGRLGDYSDRFRETDKSNLRVGDLLMHQSGLRSYIPFWANAEYVKDSADFLYKKRVRRRKYEYSSVNWADSISTWIGTSTFNSLRNPDSTYRYLYSDLGFMIMKEVVEEKEHLSLDELADSLIYEPLAMNYTHYNPLRYFAEAQIAPTEQDDTFRGNLLRGQVHDRNAALLGGVSGHAGLFSNSNDLAKYMQMMMQSGTYGGHQFFDSTLVETFTEKINPDNLRAFGWDKPRHAVGNCSKYASEYAFGHSGFTGTVVWADPENGLIYIFLSNRIYPDPQNYKLIKNNTRTKIHDLMYEAILSQDKVVNHEM, from the coding sequence ATGGCCAGAGATCAAGAGTCTTCCGGGGATAGAGACTCTTTGTATGTTTCTTGGAGCAAAAGTAAATCTCAACTGCCTGTAGTAGCGATTGATTTGTTGCATTTTGATGATATGTATCAACGTCAGCGTTTGGAAGATTTGATCTTGAGTTATGGTGTTGGGACTGTTTTTTTGCAGGATGGAGCGTATGGAGAGGTGAGTCAGTGGATTGCGTCTATCAATCAAACCTCTGTTGTCGATCCGATCTTTGTGGTCAAGGCACGTGGAGTGTTTGGTTTGCCGTTTGGGCAATTGGAGGGGCTACCGAGTGATGATTGGGTGGTGTGCTGGACAGACCAGACGATGATTCATCAGCTAGCGGAGAGCAATGCCGCTTTGTTGCACCGTATGGGAGTTTCTGTCCTTCAGTACGATTATTTCCCTTCCGAGTATAAGACTGCGGAGGTAGAGAAGGCGTTACTGTACATGAAGTTAATGCAAGAGAAGGGGATTCATTTGTCCTTTGGTAATAGTGCTGCAAAATTTGTAACAAAACATCAGTCCGAGATCGATTGGAGCAAAGTGGTATGGCTTGAGTCGGGAATGCTGGAAAAAGATGCATTGGTCAAGAAGAAATTGCGAAAGAAGTTTGACAAAGTGACGGGGTTTGAGGGGTTGGTGATGGAGGATATTGCGACCCATAGTCTGTCAGACAACAAGAAGAATCAATGGGATAATGGGATTCAACTACTCAAAATGGGAAACTATTCGAATCACCATAGTGTATTGGATGAGCTCATAGAGTCAGGGATAATCAAAAAATCATACTTCAAGCAAGCAGTCAAAGCATACTATCAGCAATGGCATGTACTGCAGTCTGATCGAAAAGCATACCCTACGCCGTTTGATCCTCTCAATCCTCAAATGACCTATCGCTACAAAGTCAAGGCTATTACTTTGGTGAAGGATCTAGGGGATTTGTTTCCGATCCAGGATTTGAAATCTAATTTATTTTATTCTTTTTCCACAAGTCGTCATGAAGAGGTGTTTCGTCAAACGATGGATCGCTATACTTACAATGAGCATTTGCCAATGAGCTGGTTAGCGTATTCTCCAGACAGTTTGATGCAAATATTGCCTCGGGGCAGTCATTTGTTGGTGGATTTGACTGGTGTAGTACGAAGGGAAGAAGTACAGACTTATGTCGAGCGCTTAATCCACATGTCACGATACTATCAAGTAGGAGTGGTTTACCAAGGAGTCCCATCCAATCTCAAATATTTGGAGCAATTGCCCGTGCTACTATGGAGTCCAGATGTGTCTTCCGAGGGTATGAGTTTTATGGTGCAGATGGCTTTTGGAGGAATGGATATGAGTGGGGCATTGCCTGCCTTTCTTTCGGCAACTGGTCAACAGGCTGGAGTGCAGAAGCCTTCGTTGCATCGATTAAAATACCTGGACCCAAAATTGCTCAGAGTAGACGAAACCAAGTTGGCTCAAATAGATCGGTTAGTGGAGGAGGCTATTCGAGACGAACAATTCCCGGGTTGTCAAATCATGATGGTCAAAGACGGAGCAGTTGTGTACAACAAGAGTTTTGGTTATTTGACATATGATAGTCTAGAAGCTGTCGGTTGGAACCATATCTATGATATAGCCTCGGTGACCAAAACCGTAGCTACTGTACCCATGGTGATGCAAGAAGTTTCCAAAGGGAATTTGGCTTTGGAGGGGCGCTTAGGAGATTATTCGGACAGGTTTAGAGAAACCGACAAATCTAATTTGCGTGTCGGTGATTTACTGATGCATCAGTCAGGATTGCGATCCTATATTCCTTTTTGGGCCAATGCCGAGTACGTAAAAGATAGCGCCGATTTTTTGTATAAGAAGCGTGTGAGGCGCCGTAAGTACGAGTATTCGTCGGTCAACTGGGCGGACTCGATCAGTACTTGGATTGGTACGTCTACATTCAATAGTCTACGAAACCCTGACAGCACATATCGGTATTTATACAGTGACTTGGGGTTCATGATTATGAAAGAGGTAGTGGAGGAGAAAGAGCATCTTTCGTTGGACGAGCTGGCAGATAGCTTGATCTATGAGCCTTTGGCAATGAATTATACGCATTACAATCCATTGCGATATTTTGCGGAAGCACAAATTGCTCCGACCGAGCAAGACGACACATTTCGAGGCAATCTACTGCGTGGGCAGGTGCATGATCGTAATGCTGCTTTGCTCGGGGGAGTGAGTGGGCATGCCGGTTTGTTTTCGAATAGCAACGATCTAGCCAAATACATGCAGATGATGATGCAGTCAGGAACTTATGGAGGACATCAGTTTTTTGATAGCACACTTGTGGAGACCTTTACCGAAAAAATCAATCCCGACAATTTACGGGCTTTTGGGTGGGATAAACCCCGCCATGCAGTAGGGAATTGTTCGAAATACGCCTCTGAGTATGCTTTTGGGCATTCTGGATTCACTGGGACTGTGGTGTGGGCTGATCCAGAAAATGGTCTGATCTACATCTTTTTATCCAACAGAATTTATCCAGATCCACAAAATTACAAACTCATCAAGAACAATACACGTACTAAGATTCATGATCTCATGTATGAAGCGATTTTATCTCAGGATAAGGTTGTGAATCATGAGATGTAA
- the bshA gene encoding N-acetyl-alpha-D-glucosaminyl L-malate synthase BshA, with protein sequence MKIGIVCYPTYGGSGVVATELGKALAQEGHEIHFITYSQPSRLNFFSQNLFYHEVDIKPYPLFQYPPYEIALASKMVDVAKHEKLDIFHVHYAVPHASAAYMAREILKSEGVNIPFITTLHGTDITIVGKDASLAPVVTFSINQSNGITSVSDDLRRDTLEHFNIQKDIKVIPNFIDLSRFKKQKKDHFKKAICQNNEKLIVHTSNFRKVKRVEDVVKVFCKIREKIPAKLLLVGDGPERSHIEALSRQTICQGDDVRFLGKLEAVEEVLSVSDLFLMTSEKESFGLAALEAMACEVPLISTDAGGLPELNKDGDSGYICKVGDVDAMAEAGLKVLADENLPGFKSRALARAKQFDLKNILPMYEDFYEETIKTFQTDLNS encoded by the coding sequence ATGAAAATAGGAATAGTTTGTTATCCCACGTACGGTGGATCTGGAGTGGTAGCAACGGAGTTAGGAAAGGCATTAGCTCAAGAAGGCCATGAAATTCATTTCATTACCTATTCTCAGCCTAGTAGGTTGAATTTTTTTAGTCAAAATTTGTTTTATCACGAGGTAGATATCAAGCCGTACCCGTTGTTTCAATACCCTCCTTATGAGATTGCTTTGGCAAGCAAAATGGTGGATGTAGCGAAGCACGAAAAGCTGGATATTTTTCATGTGCACTATGCGGTGCCACATGCATCTGCCGCTTATATGGCTCGTGAGATATTGAAGTCCGAAGGAGTCAATATTCCGTTTATTACGACACTGCATGGGACGGATATAACGATCGTAGGTAAGGACGCCTCCTTGGCACCTGTCGTGACTTTCTCTATCAATCAGTCCAATGGCATCACTTCTGTGTCTGACGATTTGAGGAGGGATACTTTGGAGCACTTCAATATCCAAAAGGATATCAAGGTTATTCCAAACTTCATTGATTTGAGTCGATTCAAAAAGCAAAAAAAGGATCACTTCAAAAAGGCAATTTGTCAAAACAATGAAAAACTCATTGTACACACATCCAATTTTAGAAAAGTCAAACGAGTGGAGGATGTGGTCAAGGTGTTCTGCAAGATCAGAGAAAAAATCCCTGCAAAATTACTCTTGGTAGGAGATGGGCCAGAGCGCTCACATATCGAAGCATTGTCCCGGCAGACGATTTGTCAAGGTGATGATGTGCGTTTTTTGGGAAAACTCGAAGCAGTAGAAGAGGTGTTGAGTGTGAGTGACTTGTTTCTGATGACTTCCGAAAAGGAGAGTTTTGGTTTAGCAGCTCTTGAAGCGATGGCTTGTGAAGTCCCCTTGATCAGTACAGATGCAGGAGGGTTGCCTGAACTCAACAAAGACGGTGATTCGGGGTATATCTGCAAAGTGGGGGATGTGGATGCGATGGCGGAGGCAGGGCTCAAGGTTTTGGCTGATGAGAATTTGCCAGGTTTCAAGTCCCGGGCATTGGCGCGTGCCAAGCAGTTTGATTTGAAAAACATCCTGCCGATGTATGAGGATTTTTACGAAGAAACAATCAAGACCTTTCAAACAGATTTAAATTCATAA
- a CDS encoding sterol desaturase family protein, with amino-acid sequence MEKHQPKTTGTTRMFKNPILEKLTRTHISLPLVVFSTISSYLIYRALAVVGLTPLTVAFAFLGGLLFFTLIEYMMHRFVFHMKEDTPVKEKIVYTMHGVHHDYPRDKDRLAMPVPVSVAMSFVFFLIYRFVMGDIAYAFLPGFLMGYASYLWVHYMVHAFQPPKNALKIWWVHHGIHHYKQPDRAFGVSSPIWDLIFGTMPKR; translated from the coding sequence ATGGAAAAGCATCAACCTAAGACTACCGGTACTACACGGATGTTTAAAAATCCCATCCTGGAGAAATTGACTCGCACACATATTTCTCTTCCTTTGGTCGTGTTTTCAACGATATCTTCTTATTTGATCTATCGAGCTCTGGCCGTTGTAGGTCTGACTCCACTGACAGTTGCGTTTGCATTTTTAGGAGGATTGCTATTTTTTACTCTTATAGAGTATATGATGCATCGTTTTGTTTTTCATATGAAGGAGGATACGCCTGTCAAAGAGAAGATTGTCTACACAATGCATGGAGTACATCATGATTACCCTAGAGACAAAGACCGCTTGGCGATGCCTGTTCCTGTGAGTGTGGCGATGTCCTTCGTGTTTTTCTTGATCTATCGGTTTGTTATGGGGGACATAGCATATGCCTTTTTGCCTGGTTTTCTGATGGGGTATGCCTCGTACCTTTGGGTCCACTACATGGTGCATGCTTTTCAACCACCCAAAAATGCACTTAAAATCTGGTGGGTACATCATGGGATTCATCACTACAAGCAGCCAGACAGAGCTTTTGGTGTGAGTTCGCCGATTTGGGATTTAATATTTGGGACGATGCCCAAAAGGTAA
- a CDS encoding VWA domain-containing protein — MQGYRFTDFVPEDTVREGTYDSLWNIYKELLLITAGDPNEALSWLTNLDKQYHISTKNYGIGDFIDDLKKKGYLSENPENGKLKITAKTESDFRKSALEEIFGKLRKSGSGNHKTFVNGQGDEKGVDLRDFQFGDSPDNISMTNSIRNAQINHGTGEFMLTEGDLEVVDNEYRTQTSTVLMIDISHSMILYGEDRITPAKKVAMALSELILKKYKKDTLDVIVFGNDAWQIEIKDLPYLSVGPYHTNTVAGLELAMDILRKRKNHNKQIFMITDGKPTCMKVGVKYYKNSFGLDPKIIKQTLNLAASCRKLNIPITTFMIASDPYLKQFVKEFTAANNGNAYYSDLKGLGNIVFEDFKKNRRKNYRW; from the coding sequence ATGCAAGGATATCGATTTACAGATTTTGTTCCCGAAGACACCGTACGTGAAGGTACCTATGATAGTCTGTGGAACATATACAAGGAGTTATTGTTGATCACGGCTGGTGACCCCAATGAGGCATTGAGTTGGTTGACTAACTTGGATAAACAATATCATATCTCTACAAAAAACTATGGAATCGGTGATTTCATCGATGATCTCAAAAAGAAAGGCTACCTCAGTGAAAATCCTGAGAATGGGAAACTCAAGATTACGGCCAAGACGGAAAGTGACTTTCGCAAGAGTGCCTTGGAAGAGATCTTTGGGAAGTTGCGAAAGTCAGGGAGCGGCAATCACAAAACTTTTGTCAATGGGCAAGGAGATGAAAAAGGAGTGGATTTGAGAGATTTCCAATTTGGAGATTCCCCTGACAATATCTCGATGACCAACAGCATTCGCAATGCTCAAATCAATCACGGTACGGGAGAGTTTATGTTGACAGAAGGGGATCTAGAGGTCGTGGATAACGAATACAGGACTCAAACCTCTACTGTTCTGATGATAGATATCAGCCATTCGATGATACTCTATGGAGAGGACCGGATCACCCCAGCCAAAAAAGTCGCCATGGCCTTGTCGGAGCTGATTTTGAAAAAGTACAAGAAGGATACCTTGGATGTGATTGTATTTGGGAATGATGCATGGCAGATAGAGATCAAGGATTTGCCTTACTTAAGTGTAGGCCCCTATCATACGAACACTGTGGCGGGATTGGAATTGGCCATGGATATTTTGCGTAAGCGAAAAAACCACAACAAGCAGATATTTATGATCACAGATGGTAAGCCTACTTGTATGAAGGTAGGGGTCAAGTATTACAAGAATAGTTTTGGGCTGGACCCCAAAATCATCAAGCAGACGCTCAATTTAGCAGCAAGTTGTCGCAAATTGAATATTCCCATCACGACCTTTATGATTGCTTCGGATCCTTATTTGAAGCAGTTTGTCAAGGAATTTACAGCTGCCAATAATGGCAATGCCTATTACAGTGATTTGAAGGGGTTGGGTAACATAGTATTCGAGGATTTCAAAAAGAACAGAAGAAAAAACTATAGATGGTAA
- a CDS encoding sigma 54-interacting transcriptional regulator, translating into MVSKYKALSTDAKLAIKTLGELKKSGYQSESIKDELRTNLIAAIREEKNVFEGILGYEDTVIPDVERAILSRHNINFLGLRGQAKTRMARQMVNLLDEYVPVVAGSELNDDPLRPLSRYAVDLIAEHGDNTPVEWLYREERFTEKLATPDVSIADLIGDVDPIKAAALKLPYSDDRVIHYGLVPRSHRGIFVINEIPDLQPRIQVALFNILQEGDIQIRGFKLRLPLDIQFVFTANPEDYTNRGSIVTPLKDRIGSQIITHYPKSIHTGLQITQQEAKHVGNEYIHVNEIAKLLIEQIAAEARASEYVDVNSGVSARLTISSYENLVSSIERRLLHNQEKEGVVRVTDFVGVIPSITGKVELVYEGEQEGPGIVAHNLIGKAIRTLFTDYFEDPDELRKSKDKQDHYKKISEWFGNENVIDLLNDYPDKEYRKELDKVPGLADLVEKQIKGRKDDSLRYFLMEFALFALVEYSYLSKHTLENGLRIDDLIGSMFSGFEENDEDY; encoded by the coding sequence ATGGTAAGCAAATATAAAGCACTAAGCACCGACGCTAAATTGGCGATCAAGACCCTCGGAGAGCTCAAAAAGAGCGGGTATCAATCTGAGTCTATCAAGGATGAACTGAGGACCAACTTGATTGCTGCGATTCGAGAGGAAAAGAATGTTTTTGAAGGGATATTGGGTTATGAGGATACGGTGATCCCTGATGTAGAGCGTGCAATACTTTCGCGTCACAATATCAATTTTCTTGGATTGAGGGGGCAGGCCAAGACTCGTATGGCACGTCAGATGGTCAATCTATTGGATGAATATGTGCCAGTCGTCGCGGGTAGTGAGCTCAATGACGATCCTTTGCGGCCTCTGTCGAGATATGCGGTAGATTTGATTGCTGAGCATGGAGACAATACTCCGGTAGAGTGGTTGTATAGAGAGGAGCGTTTTACCGAGAAACTGGCGACACCAGATGTGTCGATAGCAGACTTGATCGGAGATGTGGACCCGATCAAAGCAGCAGCTCTCAAACTGCCCTATTCGGATGATCGAGTGATCCACTATGGGCTAGTGCCTCGATCCCATCGCGGGATTTTCGTGATCAATGAGATACCAGATTTACAACCCCGAATCCAAGTTGCTCTTTTTAATATTCTGCAAGAGGGGGATATACAGATTCGTGGGTTCAAACTAAGGTTGCCCTTAGATATACAGTTCGTGTTTACTGCCAACCCTGAAGACTACACCAACAGAGGGAGCATTGTGACTCCACTCAAGGATCGTATCGGTAGTCAAATCATCACCCACTATCCCAAATCCATACATACAGGATTGCAGATCACACAGCAAGAGGCCAAGCATGTGGGCAATGAATACATACACGTCAATGAAATTGCCAAGCTTCTCATCGAGCAGATAGCTGCTGAGGCTCGTGCCAGTGAATATGTGGATGTCAATAGCGGGGTGTCTGCGCGATTGACCATCTCTTCGTATGAAAATTTGGTGTCGAGTATTGAGCGTCGCTTGCTACACAATCAAGAAAAGGAAGGTGTGGTACGGGTCACGGATTTTGTCGGTGTGATTCCGTCGATCACAGGGAAAGTCGAACTTGTCTACGAAGGAGAGCAGGAAGGGCCTGGTATTGTTGCACATAATTTGATTGGCAAAGCGATACGAACCTTGTTTACGGATTATTTTGAGGATCCAGACGAACTGCGAAAGAGCAAAGACAAACAGGATCACTACAAAAAGATCTCTGAGTGGTTTGGCAATGAAAATGTGATTGACTTGCTCAATGACTACCCAGACAAGGAGTATAGAAAGGAATTGGACAAAGTGCCAGGTTTGGCTGATTTGGTCGAAAAACAAATCAAAGGGCGTAAAGATGATTCGCTGCGTTATTTTTTGATGGAGTTTGCCCTATTCGCCTTGGTGGAATATAGCTACCTCAGTAAGCATACATTGGAAAATGGTCTTCGTATCGATGATTTGATAGGGAGTATGTTTTCTGGGTTTGAAGAAAACGATGAGGACTATTAA
- the rpsA gene encoding 30S ribosomal protein S1 gives MAQEEKEVAKEEVTPVVQETAAEATEKPKAAKKEVEEDFDWDSFQPKGFGDGYSSKDREDLEALYGGSLNTIEEKEVVKGTVVSVTPRDVIINIGFKSDGLVSASEFREFPDLKAGDEVEVFIEEQEDNNGQLVLSRKKAKIVSAWENIQKSFDQDLVIDGMVKRRTKGGLIVDIFGVEAFLPGSQIDVKPIRDFDVFVDKKMEVKVVKINYTNDNVVVSHKILIEKDLEKQKAQILENLEKGQVLEGVIKNMTNFGVFIDLGGVDGLLHITDISWGRVNHPEEVLDLDAKVNVVVLDFDDDKKRISLGMKQLSEHPWDSLDSTVEIGTKVKGKIVNVADYGAFLEIQPGVEGLVHVSEMSWSQHLRNPQDFIKIGDELEAVVLTIDRDDRKMSLGIKQLTEDPWTKQDVLTKYAVGTDHKGVVRNLTNFGLFIELEEGIDGLVHVSDLSWTKKIKHPSEFVNVNEELEVRVLELDVDNRRLALGHKQLEENPWDTFETVFAKGTTHKCTVNTIIDKGAILELPYGLEGFSSTRNLKKEDGSTPVVGDSLDFVVIDFSKDERRIALSHVGTYSDHIVEKAPAKPAKKGGKGGGGQAINKLNAESEKSTLGDLAALTALKEQMEGGEKAAAKKAAPKKEEEADSKEESAE, from the coding sequence ATGGCACAAGAAGAAAAAGAAGTTGCTAAAGAAGAAGTAACACCTGTAGTACAGGAAACTGCTGCTGAAGCAACAGAAAAGCCTAAAGCTGCTAAGAAAGAAGTGGAAGAGGATTTTGATTGGGATTCATTCCAGCCAAAAGGATTCGGAGACGGATATTCTAGCAAAGACAGAGAAGATTTAGAAGCACTATACGGTGGCTCGCTCAACACGATCGAAGAAAAAGAAGTGGTGAAGGGTACAGTTGTGAGCGTGACTCCTAGAGATGTAATCATCAACATCGGGTTCAAATCTGATGGATTGGTATCGGCTTCAGAATTCAGAGAATTTCCTGATTTGAAAGCGGGTGACGAAGTAGAGGTTTTCATCGAAGAACAAGAAGACAACAACGGTCAGCTTGTACTATCTAGAAAGAAAGCGAAGATCGTAAGTGCTTGGGAAAATATACAAAAATCTTTCGACCAAGACCTTGTAATCGATGGTATGGTCAAGAGAAGAACCAAGGGTGGTTTGATCGTCGATATCTTCGGTGTAGAGGCCTTCCTTCCAGGTTCTCAAATTGACGTGAAGCCAATTAGAGATTTTGATGTCTTCGTTGACAAGAAAATGGAAGTGAAAGTTGTGAAGATCAACTACACCAACGATAACGTAGTAGTCTCTCACAAAATCTTGATTGAGAAAGATCTTGAAAAGCAAAAAGCTCAAATCCTAGAGAACCTAGAGAAAGGTCAAGTACTAGAAGGGGTAATCAAGAACATGACCAACTTCGGTGTATTCATCGACTTGGGTGGTGTAGATGGTCTACTTCATATTACTGATATCTCATGGGGTAGAGTCAATCACCCAGAAGAGGTGTTGGATCTAGATGCGAAGGTGAATGTTGTTGTACTTGATTTTGATGATGACAAGAAGCGTATTTCTTTGGGTATGAAGCAGTTGTCAGAGCATCCATGGGATTCTCTAGATTCTACTGTGGAGATCGGTACCAAAGTGAAAGGTAAGATTGTGAATGTTGCTGATTATGGTGCGTTCTTGGAGATCCAGCCTGGTGTCGAAGGACTCGTTCACGTGTCTGAAATGTCTTGGTCACAGCATTTGAGAAACCCACAGGATTTCATCAAAATCGGTGACGAGCTAGAGGCTGTTGTGTTGACTATCGATAGAGATGATCGAAAAATGTCTCTAGGTATCAAGCAATTGACTGAAGATCCTTGGACTAAGCAAGATGTGTTGACGAAGTATGCGGTAGGTACTGATCACAAAGGAGTGGTGAGAAACTTGACTAACTTCGGATTGTTCATCGAGTTGGAAGAAGGTATTGATGGTTTGGTTCACGTGTCTGATTTGTCTTGGACGAAAAAGATCAAGCACCCATCTGAATTTGTCAATGTAAACGAAGAGCTAGAAGTCAGAGTGCTTGAGCTTGATGTTGACAACAGAAGATTGGCTTTGGGACACAAGCAATTGGAAGAAAACCCTTGGGATACGTTCGAAACTGTATTTGCGAAAGGAACAACTCACAAGTGTACGGTCAATACGATCATAGACAAAGGAGCTATCCTAGAGCTACCTTACGGGTTGGAAGGATTCTCATCGACAAGAAACTTGAAGAAAGAGGATGGGTCTACTCCAGTAGTAGGTGATAGCCTTGATTTCGTAGTGATTGACTTCTCTAAAGACGAAAGAAGAATTGCACTGTCTCATGTAGGCACGTACAGTGACCACATCGTAGAGAAAGCACCTGCTAAGCCTGCTAAAAAAGGTGGAAAAGGTGGAGGAGGACAAGCGATCAATAAGTTGAACGCGGAGTCTGAGAAGTCTACTTTGGGTGATCTAGCTGCCTTGACTGCTCTCAAAGAGCAAATGGAAGGTGGAGAGAAAGCAGCAGCTAAAAAAGCCGCTCCTAAGAAAGAAGAAGAAGCTGATTCTAAAGAAGAATCAGCAGAATAA
- a CDS encoding response regulator transcription factor, with protein sequence MMKEGAEGILQLWKDTFTNKIKGYTGFDEVEKFKYMAALFSPGKLYYYIINFHDLSFEYLHPGIKEVLGLSPNQTTIFDILQLLPDEEAKSIHQKETFVLSFFEQVQPSDILHYKALYTYRSLDNKGSMHQMLLQAVTLSTTNLGIPEHVLCIHTDITHLRLSPVEQVSFIHLQGGPNHFRCDPSLGKFDPTHRYPTPEQLTSSFSPRELDIIRLLALGKSSVEISQSLGLSSHTIRTHRANILQKANCKNTTQLVAQCLMEGVLV encoded by the coding sequence ATGATGAAAGAGGGGGCGGAAGGAATTTTACAGCTATGGAAAGATACATTTACCAACAAAATCAAAGGCTACACTGGTTTTGATGAGGTAGAGAAATTCAAATACATGGCCGCCTTGTTTTCCCCAGGAAAACTCTACTACTACATCATCAACTTCCACGACTTGAGTTTCGAATACCTCCATCCTGGAATAAAAGAGGTCCTCGGTCTGTCTCCCAACCAGACCACCATCTTTGACATACTTCAACTACTCCCAGATGAGGAAGCCAAGAGCATTCATCAAAAAGAGACTTTTGTCCTGAGTTTTTTCGAACAGGTGCAGCCCTCCGACATACTCCATTACAAAGCCCTATATACCTACCGGTCCTTAGACAACAAGGGCTCGATGCACCAAATGCTACTACAGGCCGTCACGTTGAGCACGACTAACCTAGGTATTCCTGAACACGTGCTTTGTATCCATACAGACATCACACACCTGAGACTCTCTCCAGTGGAGCAGGTAAGCTTCATTCATCTTCAGGGTGGGCCAAACCATTTTCGTTGCGACCCTTCTTTGGGCAAGTTTGACCCCACGCATCGCTACCCGACCCCAGAGCAATTGACGTCCTCATTCAGCCCTAGAGAACTCGATATCATTCGTCTCTTAGCTCTAGGCAAATCCTCCGTAGAGATCTCCCAATCGCTCGGACTATCCTCTCACACGATTCGCACACATCGTGCCAACATCCTACAAAAAGCAAACTGTAAAAACACCACTCAACTAGTCGCTCAATGCCTCATGGAAGGAGTCTTGGTATGA